From Sphingorhabdus sp. SMR4y:
GCCTATGCCGAGCCGACACGGATCGCCGACCAGAATTCCCGCGTGCGCGACAGATATTCCGATCTCGCATGGATTGCCGGCACCGCCGCCCTCAACGGCCTGCGCCAACCGGCCAGGGCGGTGCGGATGTTTGACCTTTACGCGCAATCCTATGATTCCCCGAATATCACCTCCAAGGGCTATTATTGGGCGGGCCGCGCCGCTGCCGAAGCCGGACAGACCGAACAGGCACAGGCCTATTTCGAGAAAGCAGCGGCCTTTCCGGACTATTTCTACGGCCAGTTGTCGCTCGAGCGACTGGGACGACCGCTGCCGGAATTCAATCGCAAACCGGCGATCGAAATAACCGAAGAAGACCGCAGGGCCTATGACAGCGAACCGCTGGTCATCGCCGCCAAGGCATCTATCCGTACCGGCCCGTGGCGCGAGCAGATCCGCTTCCACCGGGCGCTCGCCTATAATGCAAAGACTCCCAAGGATTATCTGCTGCTCAGCGATCTCGCGACCCGTATCGGTGCGCGCGATCTCGGCGTTATCAAGGGAATCAGCGCGCTCAGCGCCGGCGTTGGCCCAATCGACGAGACATCTTTCCCGACGATGCAGGTTCCCTTCGGACATGAAGGCAGCTGGACGCTGATCCACGCGATCACGCGGCAGGAAAGCCAGTTTGCCGAAGGCGCAATCAGCCACGCAGGCGCGCGCGGCCTGATGCAGCTTATGCCCGGTACCGCGCGCGAGCAGTCGGGCAAGGCAAACCTGTCCTATAATCTGTCGTCGCTGACCGATGATCCGCAATATAATATCCGGCTGGGCAGCGGCTATATCCAGCGGATGATGGATTATTACGGCGGCAGCTACCCGCTCGCGGTGGCGGCCTATAACGCCGGTCCCGGCAATGTGAACAAGTGGCTGCGCGCCAACGGCGATCCGCGCATGGGCGGCATCGACTGGATTCAGTGGATCGAGGATATCCCGATTTCCGAAACCCGCAACTATGTCAAACGCGTGCTGGAAAATGCAGTTGTCTATGACACAAAAAATCCGCGCGGCCCCACGATCCGCAGCGACACGCCGCTGACCCGCTATATCGGCAAGAATTACAAGGGCTGAGCGCCCGGTCCTCGCATTCGACAAAGGTTGCAGTGAAATATTTCGCACCGGTCTTTTTGACTCTGCTGGCGGCCAGCGCCCTGAGCGCTTGCGCAACTCCGGCGGATCGCCCGGGCAATCCCGGCTTTGTTGCTTGCGCTGACCAGGATCTGGACGCCAATCTGTCCGACAGCCTCTGTCACGAAACCCGCGTCGATCACAGCGCACGGCAGGACCAACCTGCTTCGCTCTTCGTGCGCAAATTCCCCGCGCTTGGCAACCATCAGGGCGAGATATGGCTGATCGCCGGTGGTCCCGGCGAATCCGGCGCCAGTTTCTACGCCGACATCAATTTCTTCAGACAGACATTTGCCGACTATGATGTCATGGTTCCCGATCATCGCGGAACCGGCTATTCGTCAAAATTGTGCATGCCCGAGGAGACACCGGATAGTACCGGCGGGCTGGCACTTGCCAGAGCGGAATGGGGAAGCTGTTTCGGGACTTTATATGCAAACCCGGAAAGAGCCGGCAGTTTCAACCGGCGAAACGCCGCGCTTGACCTCGACACACTTGTATCGACGCTGGGCTCGCAGAACACTACCCTGGTCTATGGCGTCTCATACGGCACGTCGCTGGCGCTTGAATATGCCGGACTGGCGACCAGTGACATCGACGGCATCATTCTCGACTCCCTGACTCCCGAAGCGTCCGATCATCTGAATGGGCTCTCCTACCGATCACAAACCACGAACCAGGTTGGCATGGCCTTGCTTGATCGCTGTGCGACAGACAGCCATTGCAGTCTCGGAACGGAAGCCGTCGAAATCTATCGCGCCTTGCTCGAGAAGCTCGATGCCGGGATAGATTTTCCGGGCATGGAGAGTGTGCCCAATGGTGATCTGCGACAGCTTCTAGGCCTGCTTCTGGATGTACCGAGTGCCCGCAACCGGATTCCGGACATTATCGGAGCGTTGTCGAACAGAGATTCCGACGCCGGACGGCTGATTCTGGATGTCATTCAGGACGCCGAGTCCTATTGGAGCAAGATCAGTCGATTCCAACAGGCGACCTCTTCGATCCCGCTGTCTGCCATTATCACCGGTTCCGAATTTAACAGCCGCCCCGACCTGACGGCCGAGCAACTGGCTTCGGAGAAAGCCAATTTGGGCTTCACCAGCCCCCTTCCCGGCCTGCTGGTGAACAACCGGTTCCCGCTCTATGAACCCCTGCCAGCGCTGGCCCTGCCCGCCACAATGCCACCCATATTGATATTGCAGGGAACATTGGACCCGAAAACGCCTTATGCCACGGCCGCAAAACATGCAGCCAGCCTCCGTGCCAGGGGATCCGTCGCGATGTTGAGCCTGACCGACGCGCCGCATGCGGCCTATATCACCAGCCAGGATTGTCTTGCAAAGCCGCTGGCGCTGTTTGCCGCAAATCCGGAAGCGGTGGCATCGGAAACCTGTGCTCCCGCGGCGACCGCCCTCACTTTCCGTTGAGCGAATGGCGACAAGGAGAAAGCACCCGCTTGCGGAGACTGCGGCTTCGCCTCAATCCTTGACCTCATAGCCAAATGCTTCATGGGCCAGTTCGACCAGCTCCGGATCAGCGTCCGGCAAATGATCCGGCAAGACTGCTTCCAGCGTGTCGGCGACATGGGTCATCGCCGCGATACGCGCGGATTTCTTGTCATTGCCGGCGATCACTTTCCAGGGGGCCCAGCGCGTATCGGTATATTGGAACATGTTGTGCATCGCTTCGAGATAAGCGTCGCGCTTGTCCCGGTTGCGGAAATCTTCGGCGGTAATTTTCCAGCGCTTGTGCGGCGTGTCGAGCCGTTTGGCCAGACGCTTGTCCTGTTCTTCCTGCGTGGTGTGAAAGAACAGCTTCACCAGATTGGTGCCGCCGTCGATCTGCTGCGCTTCAAATTCGTTGATCTCGTCATAACCGCGCTTCCAGTCCGCCGGCTCGCAAAAGCCCTCCACGCGCTCGACCAGCACCCGGCCATACCAGCTGCGGTCGAACACGCCGATTTCGCGGCTGCCCGGCAATTTCTGCCAGAAGCGCCAGAGGAAATGGCGGTCTTTTTCTTCCTTGCTCGGGGCGCCGATCGGCCAGACATCATAATATCGCGGATCCCATTCGCCGGTCATCCGGCGGATCGTGCCGCCCTTGCCCGCTGCGTCCCAGCCCTCGAATACCAGGATCGAGCGGCTGCCGTGAATGATATGCTTGAAATGGATATGCGCCAGCCGGTCCTGCAGCGCTTTCAGCGCCTCGCTATAATCGCCGTCAAAATCGTCATCGGATTCATAGTCGGAAAGATTTATGGTCATTCTCACTCCGTTCGCCATGAACGCACCCCGGCCGGGCGGGCGAGGCACATTCCGTTCAATATGTGCAGCCTTTGACAAGCTCGGCCAAGGCAGGTCAATCTATATCAGACACGCTCCGACGGCCAATCGCCGGCAGATGGTCATTGGCCGCTCTGTCACGCGGTTCCGGTCTGGCGCAATTCCCATTCGTCCAATGCGCGCCGATGATCGCTGACGCGTTGCAGGGATCCGGTCACCTCCGATTTTCCCGGCGCGATCCTGTCCGCTTCCTCGTAGAGGTCCAGCGCCGCTTCCAGATCACCGCGCTGCTCGGCGCAAAGCCCCCTGTTGAAGGTCAGCGAGATATGCACCTGACCGCTTGCCGCCGCCTCGTCCCACATCCGGCAGGCCTCCGCCGCATCGCTCTTGGTCATCCTGATCGCCGCCTTGAAGAAATTGCTTTCGACCTTGGTCATGCCCTTGCGGCTTTCCAATATCCTGATGTCCCGGCGATATTGTCTCGGGGCCAGATCATCGCGAACCGCGCTGGCCGTCGCTGCCACCATCGTCCGGATCACCGACTCGCTGCTGGCGAAATCCTCGTCATCGCCAAAGCATATTGTCTGCTCATGGCTTTCCGGAAAGCTCTCGCTATAGATGCTGCGGCCGTCGCTATAGCGCGTCACCCGCACCTGCGCGCGATAATCGATGATCCGGCGCAGGCAATCCACCCTGATCGACTTGCGGGTGACACATTTGTCCTTGTCATCCCGCTCGACGCAGCGCCGCCGCTTGGCGGTCGTTTCATATTCCTCGATCCCGGCGGTGACATGACCGGAAAGCGACGCGTCCGACGGCACCGCAGCCCGCCCGCCGATGATATCGAAATAATCCTGCCCGAATATCGTGACCGCCGACAGCCGGTCCTCCAGCGCAAAGGCCAGCGCCCGGCCTTCACTGCCACCAAAACGCTCGATCGCAATCGACTGAATATCGACAAATTCGGGAGAACCGGCCGGCGTCATCCCCTCGATTGCCAGAACCTCGGCGCGTGCCGCGCTTGCCACGCCGACCAACGCCATAGTGGTCATGATTGCGGTGCCCCATGTCCTGCTCATATTCATCCCCCCGAAAATGGTCATTCACAAATATCGGCACCAATATGACCAGAATATTAGCTGGCGATGATCAGTTCCGCAATCCGCCTGGGGTCCTGCATCGGCATGAAATGGGTCAGGTCAGGCAGATAGACATCACTCCCGTTGGCAAAACCATCCGCCAGCCCGGGCGGGGTCGGCGACGTGGCAAAGTCAAAAGCGCCGTCCTGCACGAGCTGCGGCGCCCGCAAGATCTTGACGGGCTGCGCAATGCTGTCGATCAGCGGCCACGGATCGACCGAAGCGCTGGTCGCATAGATCGATGCTTCGGTCTGCGGCGGACAGGCCAGGCGATATCCGCCCTGCCCGTCCGGCAGCAGCCCATGTTCGCAATAGTCTCTGAGCACCGCCGGATCCCACAGCCGGTAGGGATGCCGGTCTTGGAACCGCTCCAGCATTTCCTCCGGTCCGGTCCAGCTGTTGCGCCGCTTGGCGACCATCTCGCTGGTACCGCTATAATCGGGCGGGTTCCGGTAAAATTCGCGGGCCATGATCACCGGATCGATCAGCACCAGCCGTTCCAGCAGATCGGGATGGCTGGCCGCCACCTGCACCAGGCAATGACCGCCCATGCTGTGCCCCGCGCCGACCGCAAACCGGATCCCCAGCGACTGCACCAGCTCTGCAGTCGCGCCGCCAACACCATTCCAGTCGGCAATAATCGGTGCATCGCTGCGGCCATGGCCCAGCTGATCCACCGCAATCACATGGGTGCCGGCCGGAAAAGCGGCCACGACCTGATCCCAGCAACGGGCATGAAAGCCGGTGGCATGGAGCAGCAGCACCGATGGCCCCGCGCCCCGCTCGCCCCATTCGAAATAACAGATATCGCCGTGGGACGAGGCAAAATGGTGAAGTTCGGGATTTGTCATATATCTGTTCCGTTAGCCCTGAGCCGGTTGAAGGGCGATTATCGATAAGCGTGGTTCGACAGGCTCACCACTAACGGATTTGAGCCTAGCCTTCCTTCGGCGGCTCGACCACCCGGATATGCAATTCGCGCAGCTGTTTCGCGGCAACCGGGCTCGGCGCGCTCATCATCAGGTCTTCGGCCTTCTGGTTCATCGGGAAGAGCACAACCTCGCGGATATTCGGTTCGTTGGCCAGCATCATCACGATCCGGTCAACACCCGGCGCCGAGCCACCATGCGGCGGCGCGCCATATTTCAGCGCATTGATCATGCCGGAAAATTCGGTGTCGACCTGCTCCTTGGTGTAACCGGCGATCTCGAACGCCTTGTACATGATGTCGGGCCGGTGGTTCCGGATCGCCCCGGAGGACAGTTCGATGCCGTTGCAGACAATATCATATTGCCAGGCAAGGATGTCGAGCGGGTCCTTGCTCTCCAGCGCTTCCAGTTCGCCCTGCGGCATCGAGAAGGGATTGTGCGAGAAATCCATTTTCTTCAGCTCGTCATCATATTCGAACATCGGATAGTCGACGATCCAGCAGAATTTGAACGCGTTCTCGTCGATCAGCCCCAGTTGCTCGGCCGCCCGCGTCCGCGCCAGGCCGGCCAGCTTCGCCGCTTCGGCTTCCTTGCCGGCGGCAAAAAACACGCCATCATCCGGACCACAGCCAAGATCGGCCAGCAGCTTCGCCGTGCCTTCCTCGCCGTGGTTCTTGGCAATCGGCCCGCCGGCCGCGCCTTCCTTCATATTGATATAGCCGAGCCCGGCGAAACCTTCGCCGCGCGCCCAGTCGTTCATCGCATCGAAGAATTTGCGGCTGTTCTTGCCCGCTTCCGGCGCGACAAAGGCGCGCACGGTGCCACCGGTCGAAGTGATCTTGTCGAACAGGCCGAAACCGGAGCCCTTGAAATGCTCGCTGACGTCCTGGATGATGATCGGGTTGCGCAGGTCCGGTTTGTCATTGCCATATTTCAGCATCGATTCCTTGTAGGGAATGCGCGGAAATTCACCGGCGGGCGTTACCGAACGGCCATTGGCAAATTCCTCGAACACACCGGCCAGCACCGGCTCCAGCGTCTGGAACACATCTTCCTGGGTGACAAAGCTCATTTCGAAATCGAGCTGGTAAAATTCGCCCGGCGAACGGTCGGCGCGCGCGTCTTCGTCGCGGAAACAGGGGGCGATCTGGAAATAGCGGTCGAAACCGGCGACCATCAGCATCTGCTTGAACATCTGCGGCGCCTGCGGCAGCGCGTAGAATTTTCCGGGATGAACCCGGCTCGGCACGAGATAATCGCGTGCACCTTCCGGTGACGATGCGGTCAGGATCGGCGTCTGGAATTCGGTAAAGCCCTGATCGGTCATCCGCTTGCGCAGGCTCGCGATCACTTTCGAGCGCAGCATCATATTGGCGTGCACGCTTTCGCGGCGCAGATCGAGGAAGCGATAGCGCAGACGGATATCTTCGGGATATTCCTGCTCGCCGAACACCGGCATCGGCAATTCATCGGCCGGCCCCTGCATGCTGACCGTATCAGCGACCAGCTCGACTTCGCCGGTCGGCAGGTTCTTGTTCACCGTTTCCTCGTCGCGGGCGACAACCTTGCCGGTTACCGTGACGACGGATTCAACCCGCGCACCGTCGAGAATCTTGAAAGCCTCGCTGCCGGTTTCGCTGACGATCTGGGTCAGACCGAAATGGTCGCGCAGATCGACGAACAGCAGATTGCCGTGATCGCGCTTGCGATGGATCCAGCCGGACAGACGGACTTCCTCGCCGACGTGCGAAGAGCGAAGCGCGGAACAATTGTGGGTGCGATATGCGTGCATGATGGACCTTTGGAATTGGGTACTTTCCTCGATGGAAAGATTGCAGGCGTAACACAGGTCTGCGCGCCATTTGTCAAGGGTTGAGATTGCCCGAACGGGCCACTGGCCACAGGGCGCGCGGTCGATAAGGACCGAACAAGCTTATGGTTGCCGACAAGCCGCTATCACCGGCAAAACCTTGCCTTTGACACAAGGCCCCTGCTCGCGTTCAGGCCCGACTGTCTTTCCGATCTTTCAGCGGATAATCCTCGGGCCGAACCGTGGAGACGTTGGGCCGGTCGCTCACTTCTTCCGGAGATTGCCCTCCGGAAGTGTCCTCATTCTCTTCATCTTCCGGGAAAGAGTCAGCTTCGCCATAGGTCCCGCCGGCCTTTCCCGTGTTCATGCCGTAGGAGGTTTCCGGCCGGTGCGGGGTTCCCGGCGCAGCTCCCGGGTTCTGCCGTTCATATTCATGGGAGTGCTCGTTTTTTCTGTTGTCGCTCGTGGTCATGGCGGATTCTCCATTATTTGAGGTCATAAGAGGGTTACGCCATGACCGACTGATGGTTCCGGCCAGCGAGAACAAACTCGGCGGCAGATGGGGAACGAGAAACTGCGGGTATCACTACTGTCTTGGTGCAATAATAGCGATGACCGTGGATCAATCCGGGGCATTTTCCAGACGATCGCATTGGGTTGCCGTACGGGCGGAACACTCAAGGACTGATTGGCAAAATATCGGTTCGCCGCGGATCATCCACCGGACCAGGCCGACACTTCCTCAGACGGTCTGAGCCACAACAACTCGTCCTGATATTAATATTTAACCATTTTGGAATACAATCAGTTGTCAGGAACATAAGATGGCAAAGTTTATTACGGGTCTATTTTTTGGAATTTTCATTGGCGGTTCAATCGTCGCGATGAACCGGGATATTCCCAATGATATCCAATGCGGTCGTTGGAATGTTTTTACAGCGAGCGATTCTGGTCATTGCTCAGACTATTGATATATTGCGGGCAAACCCATTTAGGGTACAGAAATGAAAACTGTGATCGCACGATCATGGCAGATCCAGAACAAATTCAGCGATTGGTCATTCGAACCGCGTTTACGTTTTACGCGAATAGAGGCCATGTGAAAATCTGATGGGCTAGACGAGCGAAGGGACTCCGTCGTCAGGGAATCCGGCACCGAAGGATTCAAATCCCATTTACTAAAATTTACATAGGCGGTCAGTCGCTTAACGGCATATCTTTCGTGCTGTATTTTATCATTCGCTAACTTTTTAAGAATAGGTGGTGATCTTGAAAACATGGGAGTTGTAAACAGTTGAAATTTGAATCGCTCAAGATCGAGGATAGTCTGGAAATAGGCTTACCCGTGGATGATTCGCAAAGTTTCTTTGACCGGATCAGTTCCCGCATCCTGCCTCGGTCAAGTTCAGCAATACCGGATTCTCATGCGCTGAAAGGCAAAACAACAAAAGCACTGCTTCTTTTGCAAAATTACGAAGAGACAAGGCAGGGCTGGTTCTGGTCGACCGACAAGGCAGGAAAGATTACCTACATTACCGAGTCATTGGCCGAGGCCATGAATAACACGCAAAAGGGACTGCTTGGCACGCCATTTTGCGAGCTGTTCGTGACACCCGAAAATGATGTAAATAACCAGAGAAACCTGTCCTTTGTCCTAGCGAAGAAATCAGCATTTAATGAGCTGGAATTGAACGACGCTAGCAGTGGTGAGGTTCGCTGGTGGTCCATTTCAGGTAAGCCGCAACTGGATAAATCCGGTGAATTCATGGGTTATATGGGCAACGGCAAGGACATAACTGCCCAGCAACGGTCGAAAGAAGAAGCCTCCCGCCTGGCGATGATTGATTCCCTGACGGGGCTAGCCAATCGCTCCTCAATGTCGAAAACATTGGAAACAGCCCTGTCGGCTTGCAATCAAAAGAAACGAAGTTGTGCGATCCTTCTCGTCGACTTGGACCGTTTCAAGCAAGTCAACGATACATTGGGACATCTCGCAGGCGACGAACTTTTAAAGCAGGTAGCGCAACGACTAACTAGTATCGTCGGCGACCGGGGGACAGTAAGCCGGATTGGCGGAGACGAATTTCAGATTTTACTCCCGCACATTGAAGATCGGGGAAAATTGGGTGAGTTGGCGCAGGCCATAATCTCCAACCTGTCTCAGCCTTACACAACGAATGGATCCAAATGCAGGATCGGAGCGTCGGTAGGGATTGCAATCAGTCCGTTTGACGGGAAGACAAGTGAAGACCTTATTGATGGTGCTGACCTCGCACTCTATGCTGCGAAAGGTAACGGAAGAGGCCGCTTTCATTTTTTCTCGGAAGGTTTGAAACGGACGGCAAAAGATCGCAGAATTCTGGAAGAAAATCTGCGGGACGCACTGCTGCGGGATGAATTATACTTAACCTACCAGCCCATCGTTAATGCAAAAAACAACACTGTCAGAGGCGTCGAAGCTCTCATGCGCTGGGACCATCCGGAACGCGGCCCAATCTCGCCAAGCCTTTTCATTCCTATCGCTGAAGAAGCAAATCTCATCAAGGTTTTGGGGGAATGGGCATTAAACCGGGCATGCCTTGACGCGGTAAAATGGCCCGGGAACTTCAGAGTTGCCGTCAATGTATCGCCAATTCAGTTTGCCGATAAGAACCTCCCCGGCATTGTAAAGAAGGCGCTGAAGAAATCAGGCCTTCCAGCCGAACGACTCGAATTGGAGATTACCGAAAGTATATTTCTCGGAGGATCCGAAAAAACAGACAAGATGTTCGCAGATCTCAAGAAAATTGGGGTCCGTCTGGCACTTGATGATTTTGGAACCGGATATTCATCCTTGAGCTACTTGCAAACAGCACCCTTTGACAAAATTAAAATCGACCAGAGTTTTGTCAGGGGAGCGACGATTCCAGGATCGCGCAATGGTGCTATTATAGCCGCGATAGTGGCGCTTGCAGAAGCACTGGATATGGAGACCACGGCCGAAGGCATTGAAGCCATGGACGAGCTTGAATGGATCCGCAAT
This genomic window contains:
- a CDS encoding EAL domain-containing protein; this translates as MKFESLKIEDSLEIGLPVDDSQSFFDRISSRILPRSSSAIPDSHALKGKTTKALLLLQNYEETRQGWFWSTDKAGKITYITESLAEAMNNTQKGLLGTPFCELFVTPENDVNNQRNLSFVLAKKSAFNELELNDASSGEVRWWSISGKPQLDKSGEFMGYMGNGKDITAQQRSKEEASRLAMIDSLTGLANRSSMSKTLETALSACNQKKRSCAILLVDLDRFKQVNDTLGHLAGDELLKQVAQRLTSIVGDRGTVSRIGGDEFQILLPHIEDRGKLGELAQAIISNLSQPYTTNGSKCRIGASVGIAISPFDGKTSEDLIDGADLALYAAKGNGRGRFHFFSEGLKRTAKDRRILEENLRDALLRDELYLTYQPIVNAKNNTVRGVEALMRWDHPERGPISPSLFIPIAEEANLIKVLGEWALNRACLDAVKWPGNFRVAVNVSPIQFADKNLPGIVKKALKKSGLPAERLELEITESIFLGGSEKTDKMFADLKKIGVRLALDDFGTGYSSLSYLQTAPFDKIKIDQSFVRGATIPGSRNGAIIAAIVALAEALDMETTAEGIEAMDELEWIRNLNVSHVQGFVYSRAVRPEELLSLVENGEWIVKPAGPAKFRHDRITMYRKVRAIHDNHCYSLMIRNLSPTGALMEGLMDVPVGTKFVIDFGEGQLALAVVRRSHKLQQGLEFEERLVSDGNGGLCTRRRVSPYLIASAGMQNPDQTNDYGSSSSIQSSIDSLPAFYTSNEKL
- a CDS encoding alpha/beta fold hydrolase, which produces MTNPELHHFASSHGDICYFEWGERGAGPSVLLLHATGFHARCWDQVVAAFPAGTHVIAVDQLGHGRSDAPIIADWNGVGGATAELVQSLGIRFAVGAGHSMGGHCLVQVAASHPDLLERLVLIDPVIMAREFYRNPPDYSGTSEMVAKRRNSWTGPEEMLERFQDRHPYRLWDPAVLRDYCEHGLLPDGQGGYRLACPPQTEASIYATSASVDPWPLIDSIAQPVKILRAPQLVQDGAFDFATSPTPPGLADGFANGSDVYLPDLTHFMPMQDPRRIAELIIAS
- a CDS encoding tetratricopeptide repeat protein, which encodes MSRTWGTAIMTTMALVGVASAARAEVLAIEGMTPAGSPEFVDIQSIAIERFGGSEGRALAFALEDRLSAVTIFGQDYFDIIGGRAAVPSDASLSGHVTAGIEEYETTAKRRRCVERDDKDKCVTRKSIRVDCLRRIIDYRAQVRVTRYSDGRSIYSESFPESHEQTICFGDDEDFASSESVIRTMVAATASAVRDDLAPRQYRRDIRILESRKGMTKVESNFFKAAIRMTKSDAAEACRMWDEAAASGQVHISLTFNRGLCAEQRGDLEAALDLYEEADRIAPGKSEVTGSLQRVSDHRRALDEWELRQTGTA
- a CDS encoding polyphosphate kinase 2 family protein, whose translation is MTINLSDYESDDDFDGDYSEALKALQDRLAHIHFKHIIHGSRSILVFEGWDAAGKGGTIRRMTGEWDPRYYDVWPIGAPSKEEKDRHFLWRFWQKLPGSREIGVFDRSWYGRVLVERVEGFCEPADWKRGYDEINEFEAQQIDGGTNLVKLFFHTTQEEQDKRLAKRLDTPHKRWKITAEDFRNRDKRDAYLEAMHNMFQYTDTRWAPWKVIAGNDKKSARIAAMTHVADTLEAVLPDHLPDADPELVELAHEAFGYEVKD
- a CDS encoding lytic transglycosylase domain-containing protein, with amino-acid sequence MSSMVSRFVIAALLFSPATCMAADNIGEQMGWQKESAGLSDPTGGNAILGLQRWRVLTQSDNYSFEDYAGFLVTFPGWPEDTRMQRNAEQAININSFSPARVLAFFNRFEPITNAGAAKFAVALQATGQRELADKWARTAWRGGTLTDEDEAMLIARFSSVFSIEDHDARMDALLWARATRDAARQLGFTSPQRRPVFAARLAQLTESADANDQASAVGAIARDDAGYLADRARYLRNRGQSAAARQLLATRPELRVKPALPETWFEAMLLNAKAAENDRQWSTAYNIASKIEDAYAEPTRIADQNSRVRDRYSDLAWIAGTAALNGLRQPARAVRMFDLYAQSYDSPNITSKGYYWAGRAAAEAGQTEQAQAYFEKAAAFPDYFYGQLSLERLGRPLPEFNRKPAIEITEEDRRAYDSEPLVIAAKASIRTGPWREQIRFHRALAYNAKTPKDYLLLSDLATRIGARDLGVIKGISALSAGVGPIDETSFPTMQVPFGHEGSWTLIHAITRQESQFAEGAISHAGARGLMQLMPGTAREQSGKANLSYNLSSLTDDPQYNIRLGSGYIQRMMDYYGGSYPLAVAAYNAGPGNVNKWLRANGDPRMGGIDWIQWIEDIPISETRNYVKRVLENAVVYDTKNPRGPTIRSDTPLTRYIGKNYKG
- a CDS encoding alpha/beta fold hydrolase, which translates into the protein MKYFAPVFLTLLAASALSACATPADRPGNPGFVACADQDLDANLSDSLCHETRVDHSARQDQPASLFVRKFPALGNHQGEIWLIAGGPGESGASFYADINFFRQTFADYDVMVPDHRGTGYSSKLCMPEETPDSTGGLALARAEWGSCFGTLYANPERAGSFNRRNAALDLDTLVSTLGSQNTTLVYGVSYGTSLALEYAGLATSDIDGIILDSLTPEASDHLNGLSYRSQTTNQVGMALLDRCATDSHCSLGTEAVEIYRALLEKLDAGIDFPGMESVPNGDLRQLLGLLLDVPSARNRIPDIIGALSNRDSDAGRLILDVIQDAESYWSKISRFQQATSSIPLSAIITGSEFNSRPDLTAEQLASEKANLGFTSPLPGLLVNNRFPLYEPLPALALPATMPPILILQGTLDPKTPYATAAKHAASLRARGSVAMLSLTDAPHAAYITSQDCLAKPLALFAANPEAVASETCAPAATALTFR
- the aspS gene encoding aspartate--tRNA ligase → MHAYRTHNCSALRSSHVGEEVRLSGWIHRKRDHGNLLFVDLRDHFGLTQIVSETGSEAFKILDGARVESVVTVTGKVVARDEETVNKNLPTGEVELVADTVSMQGPADELPMPVFGEQEYPEDIRLRYRFLDLRRESVHANMMLRSKVIASLRKRMTDQGFTEFQTPILTASSPEGARDYLVPSRVHPGKFYALPQAPQMFKQMLMVAGFDRYFQIAPCFRDEDARADRSPGEFYQLDFEMSFVTQEDVFQTLEPVLAGVFEEFANGRSVTPAGEFPRIPYKESMLKYGNDKPDLRNPIIIQDVSEHFKGSGFGLFDKITSTGGTVRAFVAPEAGKNSRKFFDAMNDWARGEGFAGLGYINMKEGAAGGPIAKNHGEEGTAKLLADLGCGPDDGVFFAAGKEAEAAKLAGLARTRAAEQLGLIDENAFKFCWIVDYPMFEYDDELKKMDFSHNPFSMPQGELEALESKDPLDILAWQYDIVCNGIELSSGAIRNHRPDIMYKAFEIAGYTKEQVDTEFSGMINALKYGAPPHGGSAPGVDRIVMMLANEPNIREVVLFPMNQKAEDLMMSAPSPVAAKQLRELHIRVVEPPKEG